In one window of Falco biarmicus isolate bFalBia1 chromosome 16, bFalBia1.pri, whole genome shotgun sequence DNA:
- the CDK18 gene encoding cyclin-dependent kinase 18 isoform X2, which translates to MNRMKNFKRRFSLSVPRTETIEESLTEFTEQFNQLNNRRNEDLAQGHLQLGHLGRDFQADTSPISPSEAEGQSPMAVRYRNSSQRRFSMEDVSKRLSLPMDIRLPPEFLQKLQMESPEFPKPLSRMSRRASLSDIGFGKLETYVKLDKLGEGTYATVFKGRSKLTENLVALKEIRLEHEEGAPCTAIREVSLLKNLKHANIVTLHDIIHTERSLTLVFEYLDNDLKQYLDNCGNLMSVHNVKIFMFQLLRGLAYCHGRKILHRDLKPQNLLINERGELKLADFGLARAKSVPTKTYSNEVVTLWYRPPDVLLGSTEYSTPIDMWGVGCIHYEMVTGRPMFPGSTVKEELHLIFRLLGTPTEDTWPGITSNEEFKAYNFTQYRAQPLINHAPRLDSEGIDLLTNLLLYKAKGRISAEAALRHAYFKSLGERVHLLPDNASIFSLKEIQLQKDPGYRGSAFQQSARGKNRRQSIF; encoded by the exons ACCTGGCTCAAGGCCACCTACAGCTGGGACACCTGGGCAGGGACTTCCAAGCAGACACCAGCCCCATCTCCCCCTCCGAGGCGGAAGGGCAGTCCCCGATGGCCGTGCGCTACCGCAACAGCAGCCAGCGGCGCTTCTCCATGGAG GATGTCAGCAAGCGTCTCTCCCTGCCCATGGACATCCGCCTGCCCCCTGAGTtcttgcagaagctgcagatgGAAAGCCCAGAGTTCCCCAAGCCCCTCAGCAGGATGTCCCGACGGGCTTCTCTG TCAGATATTGGGTTTGGAAAGCTGGAAACCTATGTCAAACTGGACAAACTGGGAGAG GGCACTTACGCCACTGTCTTCAAGGGACGCAGCAAGCTGACCGAAAACCTCGTTGCCCTGAAGGAAATCCGCCTGGAGCATGAGGAAGGGGCACCTTGCACGGCCATTCGGGAAg TGTCGCTGCTGAAGAACCTGAAGCACGCCAACATCGTGACCCTGCATGACATCATCCACACGGAGCGCTCCCTCACCCTTGTCTTCGAGTACCTG GACAACGACCTCAAGCAGTACCTCGATAACTGTGGGAACCTGATGAGCGTGCACAATGTGAAG ATCTTCATGTTCCAGTTGCTGCGTGGCCTGGCTTATTGTCATGGGAGAAAGATCCTGCACCGAGACCTCAAACCCCAGAACCTGCTCATCAACGAGAGAGGAGAGCTCAAGCTGGCTGACTTTG GACTGGCCAGAGCCAAGTCAGTTCCTACAAAAACATATTCCAATGAGGTGGTCACGCTGTGGTACCGGCCCCCTGACGTCCTGCTGGGATCTACCGAGTATTCCACACCCATTGACATGTG GGGCGTTGGGTGCATCCACTACGAGATGGTCACGGGACGGCCCATGTTCCCGGGCTCCACGGTGAAAGAAGAGCTGCATTTGATCTTCAGGCTGCTGG gAACCCCAACAGAAGACACCTGGCCTGGAATCACATCCAACGAGGAGTTTAAGGCTTACAATTTCACACAGTACCGAGCCCAGCCGTTAATAAATCACGCCCCAAG GCTGGACTCGGAAGGCATTGACTTGCTGACAAACCTCCTTCTG TACAAAGCCAAAGGCCGGATTTCGGCGGAGGCAGCCCTGCGGCACGCTTACTTCAAGAGCCTGGGAGAGCGCGTGCATCTCCTGCCTGACA ATGCTTCCATCTTCTCCCTGAAGGAGATCCAGCTTCAAAAGGACCCTGGCTACCGTGGCTCAGCCTTTCAGCAGTCAG CCCGAGGCAAGAACAGGAGGCAGAGTATATTTTAA